In Pectobacterium aroidearum, the following are encoded in one genomic region:
- the secE gene encoding preprotein translocase subunit SecE produces MSANTEAQDSGRGLEVIKWLVVGALLVVAIVGNYYYREFSLPLRALAVVILIAAAGGVALLTTKGKATVAFAREARTEVRKVIWPTRQETLHTTLIVAAVTAVMSLILWGLDGILVRLVSFITGLRF; encoded by the coding sequence ATGAGTGCGAATACCGAAGCTCAGGATAGTGGGCGTGGCCTGGAAGTGATTAAGTGGCTGGTAGTAGGTGCCTTGCTGGTTGTTGCGATTGTTGGCAATTATTATTACCGCGAATTTAGTCTTCCCCTGCGTGCATTGGCCGTTGTTATCCTGATCGCCGCAGCCGGTGGTGTGGCACTGCTGACCACGAAAGGCAAAGCAACCGTAGCGTTTGCTCGCGAAGCGCGCACTGAAGTGCGCAAAGTAATTTGGCCGACTCGTCAGGAAACGTTACACACCACGTTAATCGTTGCCGCGGTGACTGCCGTGATGTCACTGATTTTGTGGGGACTGGATGGTATTCTGGTCCGTTTGGTATCGTTTATCACTGGCCTGAGGTTCTAA
- a CDS encoding GNAT family N-acetyltransferase, which yields MKTVQLNAATLPVYREELANLLIDAVEKGASVGYQSPLHHKEAIEYFHSLQISVASGERILWVARDEEGIVGSVQLELCQKPNGRNRAEIQKLLVHSRARRTGVGRQLIHLLEKHALFQQRGLLYLDTQAGSPAEAFYRALGYRHLGELPDYACTPDGYYHPTAIYYKRLFAVNGLGKAIAS from the coding sequence ATGAAAACAGTTCAACTCAATGCGGCAACCTTACCTGTCTATCGTGAAGAACTGGCCAATCTATTGATAGATGCCGTAGAGAAAGGTGCCTCTGTTGGATATCAATCGCCCCTACACCACAAAGAAGCTATTGAATATTTTCATAGCTTACAGATATCTGTCGCCAGCGGTGAACGCATACTTTGGGTCGCACGCGACGAGGAAGGTATCGTCGGAAGCGTACAGTTGGAGTTATGTCAAAAACCAAACGGAAGAAACAGAGCTGAAATTCAAAAGCTATTAGTTCATAGCCGAGCAAGGAGAACCGGGGTAGGCCGACAGCTCATTCATTTACTGGAAAAGCACGCGCTTTTCCAGCAGAGGGGATTACTCTACTTAGATACTCAAGCAGGCTCCCCAGCAGAAGCGTTCTACCGCGCATTAGGCTATCGACATCTGGGAGAATTGCCTGATTACGCATGCACGCCCGATGGCTATTACCATCCAACCGCTATCTATTATAAGCGCCTCTTTGCCGTGAATGGATTAGGTAAAGCAATCGCCAGCTAG
- the birA gene encoding bifunctional biotin--[acetyl-CoA-carboxylase] ligase/biotin operon repressor BirA, translating into MKDITVPLKLIKILSDGEFYSGELLGEMMGMSRAAINKHIQTIRDWGIDVFTVTGKGYSLPAPMQLLDEDVILKHLPEGGVTVLPVVDSTNQYILDRLDILSSGDACLAEYQQSGRGRRGRQWFSPFGANLYLSLYWRLEQGPAAAVGVSLVIGIVMAEVLHKLGADGVRVKWPNDLYLKDRKLAGILVELTGKTGDAANLVIGAGINLQMREPAPDTISQGWINLQEAGIDINRNTLASTLISELRGALAIFELQGLEPFIPRWEKLDNYFNRPVRLIIGNREIYGIDRGIDRQGALLLENDGLVTPYIGGEISLRGA; encoded by the coding sequence ATGAAAGATATTACGGTTCCTCTTAAACTAATTAAAATCCTCTCTGATGGCGAATTTTATTCCGGTGAATTACTGGGTGAAATGATGGGGATGAGTCGAGCGGCGATTAACAAACATATCCAAACGATACGTGATTGGGGAATAGATGTTTTTACTGTGACGGGTAAGGGCTATTCATTACCAGCACCTATGCAGTTATTGGACGAAGACGTTATTCTTAAGCACCTACCGGAAGGTGGAGTGACAGTCTTACCTGTCGTTGATTCTACTAATCAGTATATTTTAGATCGATTGGATATTTTATCCTCCGGTGATGCATGCCTTGCTGAATATCAGCAATCTGGGCGTGGTCGTCGAGGTCGGCAATGGTTTTCGCCCTTTGGGGCGAATTTATATTTATCCTTATATTGGCGTCTAGAACAGGGGCCAGCCGCGGCTGTTGGTGTTAGCCTGGTTATCGGTATCGTAATGGCAGAAGTACTTCACAAGCTTGGTGCTGATGGTGTCCGAGTCAAATGGCCCAATGATTTATATCTGAAGGATAGAAAATTAGCAGGTATTCTTGTCGAGCTTACCGGAAAAACAGGGGATGCGGCTAACCTGGTCATTGGCGCGGGCATTAATCTACAGATGAGAGAGCCCGCTCCAGATACGATTAGTCAAGGCTGGATAAATTTACAAGAAGCAGGTATAGATATTAATCGCAATACACTCGCTTCGACTCTTATTTCTGAATTAAGAGGGGCTCTGGCTATCTTTGAACTACAAGGCCTTGAGCCATTTATTCCCAGATGGGAAAAATTGGATAACTATTTTAATCGCCCGGTTCGTTTGATTATCGGTAATCGTGAAATATATGGAATCGACCGAGGAATAGATCGTCAAGGGGCGCTGCTCTTAGAAAACGATGGGTTGGTCACGCCATATATTGGTGGGGAGATTTCTCTGCGTGGTGCGTGA
- the coaA gene encoding type I pantothenate kinase, translating into MSNREQSLATPYLQFNRSQWAALRDSVPLTLTEEEIVKLKGINEDLSLDEVAEIYLPLSRLLNFYISSNLRRQAVLEQFLGTDGQKIPYIIGIAGSVAVGKSTTARVLQALLSRWPEHRSVELITTDGFLHPNKVLKERDLMKKKGFPQSYDMHSLVKFVSDIKSGTHKVTAPTYSHLTYDIVPNNNKVLEQPDILILEGLNVLQSGMDYPHDPHRVFVSDFVDFSIYVDAPETLLQTWYINRFLKFRQGAFSNPNSYFHNYAKLTEEEAVGIASQLWKEINGLNLKENILPTRERASLIMTKSANHAVECVRLRK; encoded by the coding sequence ATGAGCAATAGAGAGCAATCCTTGGCCACGCCATATCTACAATTTAACCGCAGCCAATGGGCCGCCTTGCGCGATTCCGTCCCGTTAACGCTGACAGAGGAAGAAATCGTTAAGCTCAAAGGGATTAACGAAGACCTCTCATTAGACGAGGTCGCAGAAATTTATCTGCCGCTATCTCGCCTGCTTAATTTCTATATCAGCTCTAATTTACGCCGTCAGGCGGTACTCGAGCAGTTCTTAGGGACTGATGGCCAAAAGATACCTTACATAATCGGTATTGCGGGTAGTGTCGCCGTCGGAAAAAGTACCACAGCCCGTGTGCTGCAGGCATTATTAAGCCGTTGGCCGGAACATCGCAGTGTAGAGCTCATTACAACCGATGGGTTTCTTCATCCAAATAAGGTGTTAAAAGAACGTGATTTGATGAAGAAAAAAGGCTTTCCGCAATCATATGATATGCATAGCCTAGTAAAATTCGTTTCTGATATAAAATCAGGAACACACAAAGTCACCGCTCCAACATATTCTCATCTAACATACGATATCGTTCCTAATAACAATAAAGTGTTGGAACAACCTGATATTTTAATATTAGAAGGCTTGAATGTTCTACAGAGTGGAATGGACTATCCACATGATCCACATAGAGTTTTCGTCTCTGACTTTGTTGATTTCTCTATCTATGTCGATGCACCAGAAACACTACTACAAACATGGTATATAAATCGTTTTTTGAAATTCAGGCAGGGTGCATTCTCAAATCCAAATTCGTATTTCCATAACTATGCAAAATTGACAGAAGAAGAAGCTGTCGGTATTGCTTCTCAACTATGGAAGGAAATAAACGGACTTAATCTAAAAGAAAATATTCTACCCACACGGGAGAGAGCCAGTCTGATTATGACTAAAAGCGCTAATCATGCCGTTGAATGTGTGCGATTGAGAAAGTGA
- the murB gene encoding UDP-N-acetylmuramate dehydrogenase: MASSIISLKSYNSFSLPVSASCIKVADTQEKLIEGWRVASALQEPILLLGEGSNVLFLEDFLGTILLNRLKGIDIREESDGWYIHVGAGENWHQLVEYTLKCGIAGLENLALIPGCVGSAPIQNIGAYGIELQHVCDYVDVLDLTEGNVMRFTSEECQFDYRESIFKHQYRSGFAIIAVGLFLKKEWNPILNYGDLVKLDPTTVTPQQIFDSVCHMRRSKLPDPTVTGNAGSFFKNPIITPQHAERVLREYQDAPQYLQTDGNVKLAAGWLIDQCELKGFQLGGAAVHEKQALVLINKNNAKSSDVVELARYVRSQVAAKFSIELEPEVRFIAAHGEVNAIEVLS; this comes from the coding sequence ATGGCGTCGAGCATTATTTCATTAAAGTCTTATAACTCTTTCTCATTACCTGTTTCCGCATCTTGTATTAAGGTTGCGGATACTCAGGAGAAATTGATTGAAGGATGGCGCGTCGCCAGCGCATTACAAGAGCCGATTTTATTGCTAGGGGAAGGGAGTAATGTCCTTTTTCTTGAGGATTTTTTAGGCACTATTCTGTTAAATCGGCTCAAGGGTATAGATATTCGAGAAGAAAGTGACGGCTGGTATATTCATGTCGGTGCTGGCGAGAACTGGCATCAATTAGTTGAATATACGCTCAAGTGTGGTATTGCAGGGTTAGAGAATCTGGCATTAATCCCTGGATGCGTGGGCTCTGCACCGATACAGAATATTGGTGCGTACGGTATCGAATTACAGCATGTTTGTGATTATGTTGACGTGTTGGATCTGACTGAAGGTAACGTCATGCGTTTTACCTCCGAGGAATGTCAGTTCGATTACCGTGAAAGCATATTTAAGCATCAATACCGCTCTGGGTTTGCGATTATCGCAGTAGGGCTCTTTTTAAAGAAAGAGTGGAACCCGATACTTAACTACGGTGATTTGGTCAAGCTGGACCCTACAACTGTTACGCCACAGCAGATATTTGATTCCGTATGCCATATGCGCCGCAGTAAACTTCCGGATCCTACCGTAACAGGTAATGCCGGTAGCTTCTTCAAAAACCCAATAATTACACCGCAGCATGCTGAACGTGTTTTACGAGAGTATCAGGATGCCCCTCAGTATTTACAAACCGATGGCAACGTTAAATTGGCCGCTGGATGGTTGATCGATCAGTGCGAGCTTAAAGGGTTTCAGCTTGGTGGTGCGGCTGTACATGAGAAACAGGCATTAGTTCTAATTAATAAAAATAATGCAAAAAGCTCCGATGTTGTCGAATTAGCACGTTATGTCCGCAGTCAGGTTGCTGCAAAATTCTCCATAGAGCTGGAGCCTGAAGTTCGCTTTATTGCTGCACATGGTGAGGTCAATGCCATCGAGGTATTATCATGA
- the tuf gene encoding elongation factor Tu — protein sequence MSKEKFERTKPHVNVGTIGHVDHGKTTLTAAITTVLAKTYGGNARAFDQIDNAPEEKARGITINTSHVEYDTPSRHYAHVDCPGHADYVKNMITGAAQMDGAILVVAATDGPMPQTREHILLGRQVGVPFIIVFLNKCDMVDDEELLELVEMEVRELLSQYDFPGDDTPVVRGSALKALEGEAEWEAKIIELAEHLDSYIPEPERAIDKPFLLPIEDVFSISGRGTVVTGRVERGIVKVGEEVEIVGIKDTAKSTCTGVEMFRKLLDEGRAGENVGVLLRGIKREEIERGQVLAKPGSIKPHTKFESEVYILSKDEGGRHTPFFKGYRPQFYFRTTDVTGTIELPEGVEMVMPGDNIKMVVTLIHPIAMDDGLRFAIREGGRTVGAGVVAKVIA from the coding sequence ATGTCTAAAGAAAAATTTGAACGTACAAAACCGCACGTTAACGTCGGTACTATCGGCCACGTTGACCATGGTAAAACAACGCTGACCGCTGCAATCACTACCGTTCTGGCTAAAACCTACGGTGGTAACGCACGTGCATTCGACCAGATCGATAACGCACCAGAAGAAAAAGCACGTGGTATCACCATCAACACGTCTCACGTTGAATACGATACCCCGTCTCGCCACTACGCGCACGTTGACTGCCCAGGACACGCCGACTATGTGAAAAACATGATCACCGGTGCTGCTCAGATGGACGGCGCTATCCTGGTTGTTGCTGCGACTGACGGCCCAATGCCTCAGACGCGTGAGCACATCCTGCTGGGTCGTCAGGTTGGCGTTCCTTTCATCATCGTGTTCCTGAACAAGTGTGACATGGTTGATGACGAAGAGCTGCTGGAACTGGTTGAGATGGAAGTACGTGAGCTGCTGTCTCAGTACGACTTCCCAGGCGACGACACCCCAGTGGTTCGTGGTTCAGCTCTGAAAGCGCTGGAAGGCGAAGCTGAGTGGGAAGCTAAAATCATCGAACTGGCAGAGCACCTGGATTCTTATATCCCAGAGCCAGAGCGTGCAATTGACAAGCCGTTCCTGCTGCCAATCGAAGACGTATTCTCCATCTCCGGTCGTGGTACCGTTGTTACCGGTCGTGTAGAGCGCGGTATCGTTAAAGTTGGTGAAGAAGTTGAAATCGTTGGTATCAAAGACACCGCGAAATCTACCTGTACTGGCGTAGAAATGTTCCGCAAACTGCTGGACGAAGGCCGTGCGGGTGAGAACGTTGGTGTTCTGCTGCGTGGTATCAAGCGTGAAGAAATCGAGCGTGGTCAGGTACTGGCTAAGCCGGGTTCAATCAAGCCACACACCAAGTTCGAATCAGAAGTGTATATCCTGAGCAAGGATGAAGGCGGCCGTCATACTCCGTTCTTCAAAGGCTACCGTCCTCAGTTCTACTTCCGTACGACTGACGTAACGGGCACCATCGAACTGCCAGAAGGCGTAGAGATGGTAATGCCGGGCGACAACATCAAAATGGTTGTTACCCTGATCCACCCAATCGCGATGGATGACGGTTTGCGTTTCGCAATCCGTGAAGGCGGCCGTACAGTAGGCGCGGGCGTTGTTGCTAAAGTTATCGCTTAA